The following DNA comes from Brassica oleracea var. oleracea cultivar TO1000 chromosome C5, BOL, whole genome shotgun sequence.
TGGCAACATGCAACGCCGTGTTACAAGACTTGTCAGGGAGCATAACAATGGCAGGATCTGCATCAAGCAGGAGTTTCACCACTTCAGAGCTCTGTCCTTTTACAGCCATGTGAAGTGCAGTTTGTCCTTTCTTATCAACACGTCTCGCTAGGTGAGCATCCTTGGCGAGCAGAGCTTTGATGACCTCCACATGTCCTTGTCTTGCAGCTAGATGCAGTGCATTTTTATGGTTAGACCGAGAAATATCTAGCAGATTCCCAGCTTTGGATAAGAGCTGGTTCACAACTTCTGTATGGCCTCTCATAGCTGCCGACACAAGCGGAGTTGCATTCGATGGTCCAAATGTATGGCTAAGCGTCGCATCGTGATCTAGCAAGACCTCAACAATAGCTGCAAGAAAAAACCATATTTTTATTAGGCTTGCGGGTTCGGTTAGTTTAGTTTTTGGTTAGTTCGGTTCAACCTAAATCTTACCGAATTAACCCGAAATAAAGTTTGGTTCGGTATGGTATTTGGTTAGTTCAGTTTTTGAAAATTCTACTGAAGTTAAATTTGGTTAGAATTTGGTTTAATTTTGTTAAAATTTTGGATAAATTTGGTTAATTTATTTTGGTTACACGTTCAGAATTTGGTTAGTATTGTTTAAAATCCTAGCCTGGTTTTTATTATTAACATATTCAGAACAAATAGCAGATCCAAGAGGTAAGGAGAGGAGCTTTACCATGATGACCTTGAATGGCAGCAATATGAAGAGGATCATAACCAGACCGGTTCTTCTTAGCAATACTCTCTCTACTCGAATACTTCAACAGCTCTTTAACAACATCAAGATGACCTTTATCAGCAGCAGTGAAGAGCGCAGTCTCACCTAACTCATTCACCTCATTCACAATCGAAGCCCTAATCTCAGCAACTTCAGCTTCAAACTCTTCCCCACTCAGAGTCCCTTCCATCTGAGAGTTAATGTCCTTGAGAATCTGCTGCACAGCTGCTAAATCGCCGCGCTGAGCAGCTAAGTGAAGCTCAGTGTCGTTGTGACGGCCCGTGACTTGCTTGACATACTTCTTTTTGCCAGCTTGATCCATTCTCTTGCCTGAGTTAGACAGAACCAAAGCTGGCGCAGTTGCTGTTGCGGACGGTGAAGGTGTTGGTGAAGGATCTTGATTCTCACTTGACTGTAGAATCATTCCTCCTTTCTCCATATCTATGTCTCCTGAAGAATTCAATAAAAGAAAACTTCAATAGATCTGGAATATATACACATCTATGTAACATAAATGATTAATCATTTTGGATTTAAATAAATGAAGACAAAAGTTCATAAGTGAAGAAGCATGTGGGTGGTTCGGTGATTAACAGACAAGACTCGGGACCATGAAGATCAGCATGTCTGAAAACGGTTGAATTATTCTCTTCCGACAATCACGCAAATAATCAATCAAACTGCCAAACTTCGAAGAGAATAATATTCAAGGCTGCTTAAACTAAGTTTCCAGCTCAACACAAAAACAAATAAAGTAGAGATCTTTTCAATAAATCAAAGATTCTAGATCGTGTGGTTGTGTGGTTGTGTTACCATCTAGAACGGATGAGGCGGCCATGAGTGAAGCTCGAAGCTCGAAGCTACGAAAGATAGAAGAAAGAAAGATGTTTGGTGTGTTTGTTTTTGAGATGTAATTGAGGAAAGATAGAGAGAGAGAATGAAGGAGATGGGAAAGTGAGAAGTTAGATGGAAAAGGAAGACTCATAGCCATGTGGTCAAATCCATTAGAATATTTGCTTCTTTTCTCTTTTACTATTTAATTAAACTAATCTCAAGCTTTTTATGTTTTATGATTTTGCCCTTTATTAAGTTATGTGTTCGCAAACTTTCCACGTACTTTAGTGTAGGACTTGCAAAGTTTTTTTGTCAACTTGTACATTTTTTTTTTTTTGCAACTCCAACTCGTGTCTTCTAATAATTGTCATATCACTCCAATAAGCTCCATTGTATTCCTATATTTTTTAAAAATAAAAGAATCCAATACGCAATAATACGAAACAATATATTTACTCTTTTTATTTAGAAAATAATTTATTTACTAAATAATATATTTACTCTAATAAAATATAAATAATATAACGTTTTTGAAAATAAAAATGCTATTAGTTTCTTTAGAATTAAAAAATAAAGGTTGGAAGTTGAAAATGCTCTACCTAGTAGCCCACTGATAAAGTCACTCTTACGGTAATAGATGATTAGTTTAAACTTGGCTTTTGAATCTGTTGATGATATACAATATTTTAGTAAGTTACAGACTGTAACGATTGAAATATTATATACTTTGACCGGGAGCCTCTGGTCAAGTGGTAGGAAGAAAGACTTGGATGCCACCACATTTCAAGTTCGATCCATCTACTATGCGAAATTAAGTCACGTTTTCTTAGTCACTTACACGGATATGGACTATTGCATTTCGGCCCATTTGAATATCCGGGAGATGATCTATCCGTAGGCTGCATCTCCCATCCGGGGGTTAGGTATGTGTCTTTAATAGATCTGATTTTAATCCTTTTTTTCATAAAAAAAATATATATATATATTATATACTTTCCAAAGCTTTAGTGTAAGTGGATGTGATTCCACCAATCACCAGTAGTAACCTATTAAACTTTCCAGGAAATTGAGTACCACTCATGAAAATGGAGGTACTTGTAAAAAAATAAAAATATAAAAATTTCTTATCCAACCAAAAGGCAAAGGAGGAGAGTGAGTAGGGAAGGAGACACGAAGCGCTCTGAACAAACACAAAAAATGGCGATAACACCTCTACGAATCACGACCCCTATCCCATCTCTGAGCTTCCTTCCAACCGGAAAGCCACACGCTTCAAAGCTCTTCACCGTCCGCGCCACCGACGTCGAATCAACGGAAGAGACTCCTCAACCCGACTCAGACACCGAAGACTTCGAGTCACGTCTCTCGAACATCCGTCTCAGATACCGAAGCGGAACCGGGAAGAAAGCAGAGGTTAGAAAGTCTAAGAAAGGCTCAGCAGGGCCACCGTCGGGGCTTTACTTGCCGCCGGTGAGTTTAAAGGAGCCGGTTTCGGGCGGGTTGAAGGTGGAGTTGGGGTTTACGCCTTACACCGAGCGGCTCAACGGGAGGATGGCGGGGTTGGGGCTCGCGGCTTTGCTTCTGGTTGAGCTGGCGACGGGGAAGAGCTTGCTGAGTTACCACACGCCTTCAGTTGTGTGGCTTCAGGTGTATTTCATGGCGGCTGTTTCGGCTATGTTTGTTAAGATTGAGAAGGAGAAGGTTAGTGTCTGGCCTAAGGATTAAAAGGTCTATGTGATAATGTTGCTTTTGTGATTGAAAGGTGTATGCTTTTGTATTGTATATGTAATGTATACTCTACAGAATTGAACAGTTACTTTGGAGTGAGTTTGTTGTTGTTCTTGTTGTTTTGAGTAAATGCAAATGCAAGTTTTTTAAAATAATTATGGATTATTAATTATAATGGTGAGCTAAAGAACGTTGGATGTTGAAAGAAGAGTTGAATCGGAGTGATGTTTGTTCTCTTGATTCGTATTCAGTATAATTTGAGATGAGATGGATGTGATTCATATTCAAAGTTGTAGCCGTCTGCCACAAAAGAGTCCAGGTCAACTGCGAAATGTGGTAATCCTAAAAACATTTTGGTTGGCGAGTCTTGGAAGCGAATATTACAAAATTATACAGACTTTCTTCAGTCTTTGACGGCTTTGAAACCGCCACAAAACATCTCTCTCTCAAACTAGGAATGGTCAGCGCAAGTTCATGACTCATTTGCTTCTTATGTTAAAAATTTGATAATCTCTTTCTTTTGAAATTGGGCTATATGAGGCCTTTTAGTTGTCATTGTTTTTCTTGCACTTGTTGTGATGATGACGATGATAAACTGACCAGGGATTGAAAATAACCGTGCCTAAGAATAAGTGGCTAGTTTATGAATCGGAGGCTGTAAAAATCAGACGATGCCATCGCTTTTCAAGAATAAGTATTTTTTTTGGAGTTCATGCTGGTTATAGTTTGAATAAATGCTTCTGAATTATTGAAACATGTACTCTTTCTAATATCAAGTTTTAAGCCATTAAGCATTGTTGCCACACACTTATAAAGTAAAAAGAAACTTACTGCAGGATGTAAAAAGAACCAGATTCTTTAAAGACAGATCAAAACTGAAGTTTGCAACATTAAAGTCATCTATATACACACAAATATACACATGTAGTAACAAAATACTTCATATAAGAAGATGTAGAGACGATAACGGTTGATCTTGATCCAACAAGAGAAGCTAATGTACTCTTTCTGATAGAGGAAAGCTGCTTATGTTGGATTCCATCTTGTTGTATGTGAGGTTTGCGACGGCTCTATCGATTGAGTTCGTCTCAGATTCAATCTCTTCCTCTCTACTCATCCTGCAATCAAGTAATTGTCACTCTGATCAGTTTCTATCCTAATGATATTACCTCATTTCATGTGTGGATTAGAGAAAAAGAAGAAGAAGACATGATGTTATACCTGGCACTATCACCATAAGCATATCTGGATGCTTGCATATATAACTCTTCTGAGTTGGTGCTGACTGAATCAAACTTCTCCTGTGAGTTTCTTGCAAGCCGGTAAAACGTATCACGGAAGCACTTTCTTGTATCATCAGTTAACTAGCAAGAGAGAAAACAAACACTTATTCAATATTTCCAAAGACGAAATCCAAATTTCCAACAAAACAGGTCCATTGTAAACGGGCCACTCACCTTTTCAGAAGCTCTTTGCAGATCGTTCAACACCAGTTCCTCCGAAGATAGTTCATCCCCATACTGTGGATTTAACATGTTCTCCTCAGACAGATCCGAGATTGTAAATGGAGCCTCCTCCTATTAACCACAAAGAGAGAGAAAAAAAGGGAGAAATCTCAGGCTTTAACATCAGAATCTCCAAAAGGAAACCAGCGTTGATCAGCTTCAATTTTATAACATGTAAGAAAAGTCAACTTTGGAGACAAATCTCTTACCTTCAAAGGCATGTCATGACAATGGAACATGTGAACTTCATTTCCACCATACAAAGAGGAAGATCCGACACTGTTGTAGCTGCTGGAAGCTTGATGAACATCTCCATCATTCCCTGGAACATCCTCCAAAATTGAACTTCTTCAGTAAAAACCGGAAACACACAGAGAGAGACAAAACATAAGCATATGCAAATTAAAAATGACAAAGACACTTATTTAGCGATGATGATGATCAAAGAAAGAAAGAGGCTTTACAAGAATATATCATCCATGTGTTCGATTCCTTCGAAATCATGAAGTGAAGAAGCACCGTAGAAAGCCTTTGATCTCTTGGACTCTTCCTCTTCTTCACTCGTCCTCATACCCATCTGACTATACAACGATCCTTCTCCACTGAAACCATCGTAATTAAAACATGTTTCTGCAGCTTCAGGGGAGTTCATGCTCCACCCACCCCACATACCATCAGAACGGTATGTCTCTGATGACGATGACTCTTGATAATTGGGCACAGCAAGCTCTTCAAACTTCATTCCGGAATAACAATCCATGATCGATAGATCTGTCATAATAACAAACAAAGATAGCTAATTTCAGAAACCCATTAGAGAATAAACCTAAACTTATCGAGTAAAAACAGAGAAAGGAACTCACTTTCAGTGAACCGATGAGAGATTTTTTTGATCAGACACCAACCAGAAACTGAGATTAAGAGAGAAGAGAGAAAGTTTTAGATTCGGTTGTCTTCACCTGTAAGTTAGAAGAGACCAAAGAGAAAGGAGACTAATGTGTTCTATGTATTGTTTCAACTTCCGAGGAGGTAAGAGCAGCAATCAAGCAAACGCGTGGTGTAGATAGCGCGTGAGGCAGATCTTGTTTTCGTGGCTGAGAATTCATAGACGAGATTTGTGGCTCAGATCTCTCCTCCATCTAAAGCACTCTTCTCATTGGTCCACGTGTAGTTCACATCTTTCCAACCTTTGTATCATTCCGAAAATAGCCCTCTGAAGTTGTGAGCGAATACTGCGGTAGTTAGAGGATAAACTAGTCATTTGCGTATCAAGAAACGTGTCTTTGATTGGCTTATATCGACCTAACGCGTGGCGAAGTTTTTGTGGAGAGACGAGCACGTGGCATGTGATAAGCGGTAGAATGGCACGTCGGTATTATCCAGGCGAAGGGCATATGCTGGAAAGAAATGGTATCCACTATCTAGCTGTCTTTCAACTCAAAGAATAGGACAATTCTTAATGGGTCAAGGCCCAAGGCTTACAACATAAGCCTTACAAGGATGATGACATACAATCCAATGTGCTTGAAGTGGTTGGATCAAGCATCCCATCATTTACGTGTGCATGCAAATTTCCAAATATCATGGATGGTACAAGCCATCCTGTAACTCTCACCTGTCTGTAATAGATCAGCGGGACATGTAATGTATGTAGACTGGGTAGATACAAACAGTAATATACCATGATAATACATAAATAAGATACATAGTCTATTTGTATAAGTACAGTCTATTTGTATAAATACGGAGAAACTACTCAGCAATCATAATGGCCGACACATGGAGCCCACACGAAGATTTCCGCAGCAAAATAATAAAATTATCT
Coding sequences within:
- the LOC106292681 gene encoding uncharacterized protein LOC106292681 isoform X1, encoding MDCYSGMKFEELAVPNYQESSSSETYRSDGMWGGWSMNSPEAAETCFNYDGFSGEGSLYSQMGMRTSEEEEESKRSKAFYGASSLHDFEGIEHMDDIFLSSILEDVPGNDGDVHQASSSYNSVGSSSLYGGNEVHMFHCHDMPLKEEAPFTISDLSEENMLNPQYGDELSSEELVLNDLQRASEKLTDDTRKCFRDTFYRLARNSQEKFDSVSTNSEELYMQASRYAYGDSARMSREEEIESETNSIDRAVANLTYNKMESNISSFPLSERVH
- the LOC106292643 gene encoding uncharacterized protein LOC106292643 encodes the protein MAITPLRITTPIPSLSFLPTGKPHASKLFTVRATDVESTEETPQPDSDTEDFESRLSNIRLRYRSGTGKKAEVRKSKKGSAGPPSGLYLPPVSLKEPVSGGLKVELGFTPYTERLNGRMAGLGLAALLLVELATGKSLLSYHTPSVVWLQVYFMAAVSAMFVKIEKEKVSVWPKD
- the LOC106295631 gene encoding ankyrin repeat-containing protein At3g12360, encoding MAMSLPFPSNFSLSHLLHSLSLSFLNYISKTNTPNIFLSSIFRSFELRASLMAASSVLDGDIDMEKGGMILQSSENQDPSPTPSPSATATAPALVLSNSGKRMDQAGKKKYVKQVTGRHNDTELHLAAQRGDLAAVQQILKDINSQMEGTLSGEEFEAEVAEIRASIVNEVNELGETALFTAADKGHLDVVKELLKYSSRESIAKKNRSGYDPLHIAAIQGHHAIVEVLLDHDATLSHTFGPSNATPLVSAAMRGHTEVVNQLLSKAGNLLDISRSNHKNALHLAARQGHVEVIKALLAKDAHLARRVDKKGQTALHMAVKGQSSEVVKLLLDADPAIVMLPDKSCNTALHVATRKKRAEIVELLLSLPDTNANALTRERKTALDIAEGLPLSEESSYIKECLARRGALRANELNQPRDELRSTVTQIKNDVHIQLEQTKRTNKNVHNISKELRKLHREGINNATNSVTVVAVLFATVAFAAIFTVPGGDNNDGSAVVVGTASFKIFFIFNAIALFTSLAVVVVQITLVRGETKAEKRVVEVINKLMWLASMCTSVAFIASSYIVVGRKNEWAAELVTVVGGVIMAGVLGTMTYYVVKSKRTRSMRKKVKSARRSGSNSWHHSDYSNSEVDPIFAI
- the LOC106292681 gene encoding uncharacterized protein LOC106292681 isoform X3; amino-acid sequence: MDCYSGMKFEELAVPNYQESSSSETYRSDGMWGGWSMNSPEAAETCFNYDGFSGEGSLYSQMGMRTSEEEEESKRSKAFYGASSLHDFEGIEHMDDIFLSSILEDVPGNDGDVHQASSSYNSVGSSSLYGGNEVHMFHCHDMPLKEEAPFTISDLSEENMLNPQYGDELSSEELVLNDLQRASEKLTDDTRKCFRDTFYRLARNSQEKFDSVSTNSEELYMQASRYAYGDSASYLIAG
- the LOC106292681 gene encoding uncharacterized protein LOC106292681 isoform X2; the protein is MDCYSGMKFEELAVPNYQESSSSETYRSDGMWGGWSMNSPEAAETCFNYDGFSGEGSLYSQMGMRTSEEEEESKRSKAFYGASSLHDFEGIEHMDDIFFSILEDVPGNDGDVHQASSSYNSVGSSSLYGGNEVHMFHCHDMPLKEEAPFTISDLSEENMLNPQYGDELSSEELVLNDLQRASEKLTDDTRKCFRDTFYRLARNSQEKFDSVSTNSEELYMQASRYAYGDSARMSREEEIESETNSIDRAVANLTYNKMESNISSFPLSERVH